The following are encoded together in the Triticum dicoccoides isolate Atlit2015 ecotype Zavitan chromosome 6B, WEW_v2.0, whole genome shotgun sequence genome:
- the LOC119320439 gene encoding probable C-terminal domain small phosphatase: MVSRTPTKAPATRPGTGTGSPAKPPSPAARRRQALRGGRRPSSTKRRASPLKSLAAAPAAVASSFGRSVRFCRRRLIKVFARLAVLSSPSKRRAATAGFQRLRSSSPPPTPHFSPRAQRPGRVHAAALPPPSDPEKKTLFLDLDETLIHSQTDPAPARYDFTVRPVICGKAVTFYVCKRPGVDDFLRAAAEAFEVVIFTAGLEQYASLVLDRLDPTGALIAHRLYRSACRDDGDGRLVKDLSATGRAPDCAIIVDDNPNAYSLQPENALPVAPFIDDANDQELEKVMRFLDAAAGFDDTREAIRYYKDLATAK, translated from the coding sequence ATGGTGTCGAGGACGCCCACGAAGGCGCCGGCGACCAGGCCCGGCACCGGCACCGGCAGCCCCGCGAAGCCGCCGTCCCCGGCGGCGAGGCGCCGCCAGGCCCTTCGTGGGGGTCGCCGCCCGTCCTCCACGAAGCGGAGGGCGTCCCCGCTCAAGTCCCTCGCGGCCGCCCCCGCAGCCGTGGCCTCCTCCTTCGGCCGCTCCGTGCGcttctgccgccgccgcctcatcAAGGTCTTCGCCCGCCTCGCCGTCCTCAGCTCCCCATCCAAGCGCAGGGCTGCGACCGCGGGGTTCCAGCGCCTCCGCTCCTCCTCGCCCCCGCCCACGCCGCACTTCTCCCCCCGCGCTCAGCGGCCCGGCAGGGTCCACGCCGCCGCGCTCCCGCCGCCGTCGGACCCGGAAAAGAAGACTCTTTTTCTGGACCTGGATGAGACGCTCATCCACTCCCAGACCGACCCGGCGCCGGCGCGCTACGACTTCACCGTGCGGCCGGTCATCTGCGGCAAGGCGGTCACCTTCTACGTCTGCAAGCGCCCGGGCGTCGACGACTTCCTCCGcgcggcggcggaggccttcgaggTCGTCATCTTCACCGCGGGGCTGGAGCAGTACGCCTCCCTCGTGCTCGACCGCCTCGACCCCACGGGCGCGCTCATCGCGCACCGCCTGTACCGCAGCGCCTGCCGAGACGACGGCGACGGCAGGCTCGTCAAGGACCTGTCGGCCACTGGCCGGGCTCCGGACTGCGCCATCATCGTCGACGACAACCCAAACGCCTACTCCCTGCAGCCAGAGAACGCCCTCCCAGTGGCGCCCTTCATCGACGACGCCAATGACCAGGAGCTGGAGAAGGTCATGCGATTCTTGGACGCCGCCGCAGGGTTCGACGATACCAGGGAGGCCATCAGGTACTACAAGGATCTCGCCACAGCGAAGTGA